ATAGGTACTGGTTTCAGTCAACTAATGACCCTGCAACTATAGTAGTTGAACGGCCACAAACTGCCTCATTGGTTGATGAGTCTGACATTTGTGGTCGTGATAGGGTCAAGGATGATCTTGTGGGCATGCTATTGGGCGAgggtagtgaagaagaaagaagcccCCATCTCATCTCATTAGTGGGCATGGGAGGTATTGGAAAAACGACCCTTGCTCAACTAGCCTACAATGATCCTAAGGTGCAAGCCCATTTTAAGATAAAagtgtgggtttgtgtttccaATCCTTTTGATCAATGCAAGGTGGCCAAAGAAATACTTGAATCTATTAATGTTCAATCCTCTGACTTGACTGCATTGGATGGTCTATTGAAAAGAATTCAAGATAATATTAAGGAAAGGAAGTTCTTTCTTGTCTTAGATGATGTGTGGACGGAAGACTCCACACCATGGGATCCATTCAGAATTGCACTCAAATGTGTTGCCCAAGGCAGTAGAATTATAGTCACCACACGTAAAAGGAGGGTTGCGGAGATTATGGGAAGTGTGAGCATGATTGATTTGAAGAAACTGTCtaaagaagattgttggttggtATTTAGTAAAAGAGCATTTTTTAATAGGGATCCTAGGCAATGTGAGCAACTAGAAGGCCTCGGTAGGCAAATAGTAGAAAAGTGCAGAGGCTTGCCACTTGCTGCAAAGACTCTAGGGAGTCTAATGCAGTTCAAGAGTAGTATAGAAGAATGGAGGAGAGTTTTGGATAGCAATTTGTGGGAATTAGACATTGaggaaataaaaagtaatgTTTATGCACCATTGTTGCTAAGTTATTATAGTTTATCGTCACCATTGAGACGATGCTTCTCATTTTGTGctgtttttcctaaaaattatgTCTTTTCTAGTGATGCATTGGTATATATGTGGATGGCACAAGGATATATTGAGTTGGAGAATAATATGGATATAGAAATCACTGCTAGAGACTACTTTGAAAATTTAGCAATACATTCATTCTTCCAAGATTTTGAGAGAGATGAGAATGATGGCAAGatagaaaaatgcaaaatgcatGACATAGTGCATGACTTTGCACAATTAATGTCAAAAAATGTATGCTTCACAATCAATTCTAACACAAGGTTGGAAACTGATTATAAAACTGCCCGCCATTTGGAGTTAGAAATTCCCAAAGAAGCCCAATACCCTGAGTTCATTTATAGTGCAAAAAATTTGCGTACCCTCATTATTGTAAATAGAAGTGATTATATGTTGTCTACTTTATTTCAGCATTTTAGATGTTTACGAACATTAACTTTGGAGGATGTTGAAGATAGTGGTATATTAAGGAATCTTCCAGATGCCATGGAAAATTTCATACATTTGAGGTATCTCAATTTAGTCAATTATTGTGGAGATGCATTGCCTGAAACCATTTGTAATCTTTGcaatttacaaattttgaatattGAAATTGAGAGCGACAAGTTCCAAAAATTGCCACAGGGAATGAGTAAACTAATTAACCTTAGacattttggtttgggtttcaaacatgattttttaaatataaagttTCCAAGAGGGTTTGGGAGATTGACTTCTCTTAGAACATTAAAATATTTCATCGTAAATGGTAAGGATGATAGCAAAAGATGTAAATTGGgagaattaataaatttgaaccACCTTCAAGGGACTCTTGTAATATCTGGGTTGGGAAGCGAGGTAGATGAATGTGAGGCCATGAATGCacaattgaagaagaagataaaccTTCATACTTTGGCGCTAATATTTAAGGAATGGGATGGTGAGCAAATAATAAGGGAGAAAGATGCATTAGTTCTGAATGCCTTGGAGCCACCTCCTAACTTGGAATATTTACGTATTGCAAGTTACAA
This genomic stretch from Quercus lobata isolate SW786 chromosome 3, ValleyOak3.0 Primary Assembly, whole genome shotgun sequence harbors:
- the LOC115979751 gene encoding putative disease resistance protein RGA3, whose amino-acid sequence is MAEGLVTDLIKQLLSTVARDAEQEVRLVVGVDKEAKKLEDNLRTVRAVLNDAEKRQVTEEAVKLWLEKLNNVCYEMEDVVDEWNTELIKSAIQKEEEEKNADNAPALKMKKQVCSFIPSPSCCFGQVDKLARRHDIAHKIKELNGILDEIVKEKDRYWFQSTNDPATIVVERPQTASLVDESDICGRDRVKDDLVGMLLGEGSEEERSPHLISLVGMGGIGKTTLAQLAYNDPKVQAHFKIKVWVCVSNPFDQCKVAKEILESINVQSSDLTALDGLLKRIQDNIKERKFFLVLDDVWTEDSTPWDPFRIALKCVAQGSRIIVTTRKRRVAEIMGSVSMIDLKKLSKEDCWLVFSKRAFFNRDPRQCEQLEGLGRQIVEKCRGLPLAAKTLGSLMQFKSSIEEWRRVLDSNLWELDIEEIKSNVYAPLLLSYYSLSSPLRRCFSFCAVFPKNYVFSSDALVYMWMAQGYIELENNMDIEITARDYFENLAIHSFFQDFERDENDGKIEKCKMHDIVHDFAQLMSKNVCFTINSNTRLETDYKTARHLELEIPKEAQYPEFIYSAKNLRTLIIVNRSDYMLSTLFQHFRCLRTLTLEDVEDSGILRNLPDAMENFIHLRYLNLVNYCGDALPETICNLCNLQILNIEIESDKFQKLPQGMSKLINLRHFGLGFKHDFLNIKFPRGFGRLTSLRTLKYFIVNGKDDSKRCKLGELINLNHLQGTLVISGLGSEVDECEAMNAQLKKKINLHTLALIFKEWDGEQIIREKDALVLNALEPPPNLEYLRIASYKAPIMFPNWMMSLTNLKNLVIGHSSLECLPPLGKLPFLKSLEMWDIKRFKKLGVEFMGIEESEKKEKGDIIIPLFPNLISLSFMSFCNWEEWNGIEEEEDCIRRFTIMPRLQHLHIWNCRKLKSMPNFLRTTPLQKLLIEFCPILKEHCKRGTGKEWPKISHIPNIEIDEIYVQRDGGECEFDPKEYEEEFFEDDDKKEESNEDEVDKEEDDKALHDKKEDDEAEHL